atacttggctgtatgtcacgtcactataaAGATATCTGTGAAAATATTCCACATGCGATTCAACACAATGAGGTCATAACCTCCTCACTTTATTCACATAGAAATATGACATTGTTAGTTCAGAAACTGTTTCAACAAGATGGCAAGTAGTACATGGTACTAATACAATTTGCAAACTCTTTTCCAGAAAGGATGTCTTGAAGTTTCGACCTTATTGTATATAAAGTAGGTCACAGAGGCATGGATGTAAAAGATGTCATATGAGAGTTGTGCCTATCGAGACAATATCATCATCTCCTATGCAGTTCGGTTTAAATGCATCCTGAAGCATTTTTGGCAGTTGCTGAACAGTATCGAGTCTGCTATGAAGATTCACTGCTAGGAGGTAACTGATCCGGTTCTTCTTCATCCGAGTCAAACTCAACATTCTCATCTTTAACCCATTTACCACTTCTGTCCTGCAGCCATCCCGAACTGGAACAGACAAGTGATAAAAAAAGGAGTAAAATTAATTGAGAGATAATCTATGAGAAGcacacatttatttaaccatttgtgagcaagtgatttaatgccaaatttctccaaatctcatctacttggatggcctgagagggcaagtcattttcagcaaatgttcatttttgtgtgaactattcatttaatactGATTTGGATGTTAGCATCAGATCTATAGTCAGAATGTGAGATAAATGTGAGTCACTGTGTCAAGTGTTATCATACCTTTTTAATTCGAGGTAGTGTTCCAGTTCTTTGCGTCTCTGCTCTGTTATAGGCTCACACTCAGTGCTGGATCCCTTCTTCCCCTTCTTTGTCTTTTCTTTCCCTTGAGTCTGTCCCTGTTGCTCTACAAATGACAATTAACACATTGCAGAtagaaaattaaaagaatataagCACAAAATGTCTACTGCCTTCAAATAATAGATGTTTGTTGTACCTGTTGTGCTACTTGTTGACATGGAGTCAATGCTTCCTGTCCTAATGGACAAATGAGTTGAATTGATATTGCTGATTTGATCTTTTTTGTCTTCTTGGCCACATCCTGACGATTCCAATCGTTCACTTTATgcaaaatagattaaataaatgtgcaaaaaattaattaattaatcaatcaatgaAACTAAAAAGACACAAACAGCCTAGCGAGgactttactaaaaaaaaaaaaaaaacatcagacatATGAGAGTAGATGGTAGATGGTACCTGGCCTTTCTGTGGCAGCTACTGTACGGAGCAGTTCTGAGTAGGGCATGATGGGTAATTTTACGTGTTTGACTCAGTAGAGGAGCTGAACTGGAGGGTTCCTGAGGACAAGTGacaatgtaatattgtaataatgtaaaaaaagaatatgaccttaatatatatatgtatgtactgtggGGTCTTAAAGTGTGAGACCACactaaaaatctgatttaaaaacaaaaataaatccttgtaatgtaaaattatgtaagAGATGcaattatgatgtaaaatgaaaaataaatattatgatgcAAAATGAAGTAATATTTAAGATGCTGCACTTTTTTTTGGCCAAATACGTTACAATTTAAAGACAATTAAAAATTTGTGTAAACATTTCACTTtcattgttatataaataataatatgatatgatgataaaaTGGTGTAATGAAAAAAGTTAGATGGACTTCTGAATTTTACTGATTAataaactggttaaaaaaaaaaaacacatacacctCTCTCACATCCTCCTCTAAAACATAATCTTGGTGTCGCCTTTTATctatttcatgtttaagttgATTCTTTTTGCCATAG
This genomic stretch from Cyprinus carpio isolate SPL01 chromosome B16, ASM1834038v1, whole genome shotgun sequence harbors:
- the scnm1 gene encoding sodium channel modifier 1, yielding MSFKREGDDQSQLNVLKKRRVADLLSNFIPDDEATLMKNGRYSCLVCSHRPVFDTVDMLVVHRKGKRHLEGMKWFYGKKNQLKHEIDKRRHQDYVLEEDVREEPSSSAPLLSQTRKITHHALLRTAPYSSCHRKASERLESSGCGQEDKKDQISNINSTHLSIRTGSIDSMSTSSTTEQQGQTQGKEKTKKGKKGSSTECEPITEQRRKELEHYLELKSSGWLQDRSGKWVKDENVEFDSDEEEPDQLPPSSESS